In the Spirochaetota bacterium genome, one interval contains:
- a CDS encoding flavodoxin family protein, which produces MKVLGIMGSPRAGGNSDVLLDDALSGAEQAGAAVEKIILDKLKISGCRDCKKCNETGLCILRDDMPEIHKKIVEADAIIHSVPVYFWSMTAQTKAYLDRWCALFDAEWKWHKQYYPRMKGKKIALITVCGDSNVRTADPIVHSFKSTAEFTGMNWLGTVMASASDKGDILKDEKARKSAFDLGQKAAGA; this is translated from the coding sequence ATGAAGGTACTCGGCATCATGGGAAGCCCGCGGGCCGGCGGCAACAGCGATGTTCTCCTTGACGACGCCCTGTCCGGGGCGGAACAGGCGGGCGCGGCGGTGGAAAAAATCATTCTGGATAAATTGAAAATCTCCGGGTGCAGGGACTGCAAGAAATGCAACGAAACCGGCCTCTGCATTCTCAGGGACGACATGCCGGAGATACACAAAAAAATAGTGGAAGCGGACGCCATAATTCACAGCGTGCCGGTCTACTTCTGGTCCATGACCGCGCAGACGAAGGCGTACCTGGACAGGTGGTGCGCCCTCTTCGACGCTGAATGGAAATGGCACAAGCAGTATTATCCCCGGATGAAGGGCAAGAAAATCGCCCTGATCACGGTGTGCGGGGATTCCAATGTCCGCACCGCGGACCCGATCGTGCACAGCTTCAAGTCGACAGCCGAGTTTACGGGCATGAACTGGCTCGGGACGGTCATGGCCTCCGCAAGCGACAAGGGAGACATTCTTAAGGATGAGAAGGCCCGGAAGAGCGCCTTTGACCTGGGGCAGAAGGCGGCTGGCGCCTGA
- a CDS encoding SH3 domain-containing protein — MNRIYLLSICAILIAMTLLSGNIETARAETYCRVDAPRGLRLRESPDLNAAVLVTIPNGAKVMSLEEQDREITIDGKKGKWTRISYGEQWLGWVFGGFLVEIEEELTLNDIIGGSFSFSIEEVEGADSTGFEILPDGQFKGDCLLHGSGDMKFEGTYRAVVKKGVIQLIIKGTGKGHHVAETETHWTKNFSNGQVIITRKKGVYRGTFRMPGCLDIVDKKLDATVGK, encoded by the coding sequence ATGAACCGTATATATCTCCTTTCCATATGTGCCATACTTATCGCCATGACCCTTCTGTCCGGAAACATTGAAACCGCCCGTGCCGAAACCTATTGCCGCGTCGACGCGCCGCGGGGTCTCCGCCTCAGGGAAAGCCCGGATCTCAACGCGGCAGTTTTGGTGACAATCCCGAACGGGGCAAAGGTGATGTCACTGGAAGAACAGGACCGGGAGATCACCATTGACGGCAAAAAGGGAAAGTGGACCAGAATCTCCTATGGCGAACAATGGCTCGGCTGGGTATTCGGCGGATTCCTCGTCGAGATAGAGGAGGAGTTGACCCTGAACGACATCATCGGAGGGTCCTTTTCCTTTTCCATTGAGGAGGTCGAGGGAGCAGATTCGACAGGATTCGAGATCCTCCCCGACGGGCAGTTCAAGGGAGACTGCCTCCTCCACGGGAGCGGCGACATGAAGTTCGAGGGGACCTACCGCGCCGTGGTGAAAAAAGGCGTTATTCAATTGATAATCAAGGGCACCGGCAAAGGCCACCATGTGGCCGAAACCGAGACGCACTGGACGAAGAATTTCAGCAACGGCCAGGTTATCATCACCAGGAAAAAAGGCGTCTACCGGGGAACCTTCAGGATGCCCGGCTGCCTTGACATTGTCGACAAGAAGCTGGACGCCACAGTCGGAAAATGA
- a CDS encoding DUF4019 domain-containing protein, with protein MKTIGRAGIAMLLIALAVVSTHCAKDKPGRAPADVSKIENNAVVVSTLWLQLVDEKEYGRSWDETADFFKRSVPRERWIGLMSSSRKPFGAVLIRALDSRKYVTSLPGAPDGEYVVITYRTKFKNKKDSVETVTPMKDRDGKWRVSGYYVK; from the coding sequence ATGAAAACAATCGGCCGGGCCGGCATTGCCATGTTATTAATCGCCCTTGCGGTCGTGTCAACGCACTGCGCCAAGGACAAACCGGGCCGGGCGCCGGCCGACGTTTCAAAGATCGAGAACAACGCCGTGGTGGTCTCGACCCTGTGGCTCCAGCTGGTCGACGAAAAAGAGTATGGCCGGAGCTGGGACGAGACGGCGGACTTCTTCAAGAGATCGGTGCCGCGGGAGCGGTGGATCGGCCTCATGTCTTCGTCGCGGAAGCCCTTCGGCGCTGTGCTGATCAGGGCCCTCGATTCCAGGAAATACGTCACGTCCCTGCCGGGGGCCCCCGACGGGGAGTACGTGGTCATCACCTACAGGACCAAATTCAAAAACAAAAAGGATTCAGTTGAAACGGTCACCCCGATGAAGGACAGGGACGGGAAATGGAGGGTGTCGGGATATTACGTCAAATAG
- a CDS encoding HAMP domain-containing protein: protein MQLQLKSLKIFLSIIVVGIITAMTIVLVVVSYNVAYNAVDKAYLNQLHNFSRDIDGQVARFYDQQMANAEFFANNRAVIEAVESGNYERVTALFASFQQKHKLYANILILSPESNPRILAALSGVGARVGNTGYDDCITHNLNGEAYSSEPRMSPVTHMPSCLFSAPIKRGDTVIGIMGLLVNIGEYSSQVVNQIKVGKTGFPYICTLDGIAFAHPKKELILKLDVKKYDWGRKILKASSGDVIRYSFQGSDKIMVPARNEKYRFISGVTIGTQDIAEEARTLAIIMIVLALVAVAGAGAGIYFIITKRLSPLEECKNMVQNMAGGDLTVRYAGTYNDDEIGDMVKALNSAIEQFEKTISGIIFSAQNVAQAVEQIAGGNQNLSQRTSEQASSLEEIASTIEEATAAINQNADNAARARDLTELGAGKSVEGNRVATEAVTSITEMNESSKKVADIIAVINDIAFQTNLLALNAAVEAARAGEQGRGFAVVAGEVRNLAQRAGNAAKEIEDLIKDTVNKVEKSTDLVNRTGVSLAEIAESARMSAQIINEIATAGVEQRQGINQINNAVAEMDTMTQQNASLVEETASASEEMANQAQELLDMVGQFKISGSMKADIAQGQRRGVRLKSLNGAGIMDGREKTASGAAAGKASERKNGEYIKDVLKKEGFEEF, encoded by the coding sequence ATGCAATTACAACTCAAAAGCCTGAAAATCTTTCTTTCCATCATCGTCGTCGGGATCATCACGGCCATGACCATCGTGCTGGTCGTCGTGTCCTATAACGTGGCCTATAATGCGGTCGACAAAGCCTATCTGAACCAGCTGCATAATTTCAGCAGGGACATCGACGGGCAGGTCGCCCGTTTTTACGACCAGCAGATGGCCAACGCGGAATTCTTCGCGAACAACAGGGCGGTCATCGAAGCGGTCGAGTCGGGAAATTACGAGAGGGTCACCGCCCTGTTCGCATCGTTCCAGCAGAAGCACAAGCTGTACGCGAACATACTCATACTGTCGCCGGAGAGCAATCCCCGGATCCTGGCTGCCCTTTCAGGGGTCGGGGCCAGGGTCGGCAATACGGGCTATGATGATTGCATAACACATAACCTGAACGGCGAGGCCTATTCCAGCGAGCCCCGCATGTCGCCGGTGACGCACATGCCGTCGTGCCTGTTCTCCGCTCCCATAAAGAGGGGCGACACCGTAATCGGCATCATGGGCCTGCTGGTCAACATCGGCGAGTATTCCAGCCAGGTGGTCAACCAGATCAAGGTGGGCAAAACCGGCTTTCCATACATCTGTACCCTTGACGGTATCGCCTTCGCGCACCCGAAAAAGGAGCTGATCCTGAAACTCGACGTGAAAAAATACGACTGGGGTAGGAAGATCCTAAAGGCGTCGAGCGGCGACGTTATACGGTATTCCTTCCAGGGGTCCGATAAGATAATGGTGCCGGCGAGGAATGAAAAATACCGCTTCATATCGGGGGTCACCATAGGAACGCAGGATATCGCGGAAGAGGCGCGAACCCTGGCGATCATAATGATCGTGCTGGCACTGGTGGCGGTCGCCGGGGCCGGGGCCGGGATCTATTTCATCATCACCAAGCGGCTCAGCCCCCTGGAAGAGTGCAAGAACATGGTGCAGAACATGGCCGGGGGCGACCTGACGGTCCGCTATGCCGGAACGTATAACGACGATGAGATCGGGGACATGGTGAAGGCCCTCAACAGCGCCATCGAGCAGTTTGAAAAGACCATCTCCGGCATCATCTTCTCGGCGCAGAATGTCGCCCAGGCGGTCGAGCAGATCGCCGGCGGGAACCAGAACCTATCCCAGCGCACCAGCGAGCAGGCGTCGTCCCTCGAGGAGATCGCGTCCACCATCGAGGAGGCCACGGCCGCCATCAACCAGAACGCCGATAACGCCGCCCGCGCCCGCGACCTCACGGAGCTGGGGGCCGGCAAATCGGTGGAGGGCAACAGGGTGGCGACAGAGGCGGTAACCTCCATCACCGAGATGAACGAATCGAGCAAGAAGGTCGCCGACATCATAGCGGTGATCAACGATATCGCCTTCCAGACCAACCTGCTGGCGCTCAACGCGGCGGTCGAGGCGGCCCGGGCCGGCGAACAGGGGCGGGGTTTCGCGGTCGTCGCCGGGGAGGTGCGGAACCTTGCCCAGCGGGCCGGCAACGCGGCCAAGGAGATCGAGGACCTCATCAAGGACACCGTGAACAAGGTGGAGAAAAGCACCGACCTGGTGAACAGGACCGGCGTTTCCCTCGCGGAGATCGCGGAGTCGGCCAGGATGTCGGCGCAGATCATCAACGAGATAGCCACAGCCGGCGTCGAGCAGAGACAGGGGATCAACCAGATCAACAACGCCGTTGCGGAAATGGACACCATGACCCAGCAGAACGCCTCCCTGGTGGAGGAGACGGCGTCGGCCAGCGAGGAGATGGCAAACCAGGCGCAGGAGCTTCTTGACATGGTGGGCCAATTCAAGATCAGCGGGTCCATGAAAGCGGACATCGCCCAGGGACAGCGCCGGGGAGTGCGCCTGAAATCCCTCAATGGCGCGGGAATAATGGACGGCCGGGAGAAAACCGCCTCGGGCGCGGCAGCGGGCAAGGCTTCGGAAAGGAAAAACGGGGAATATATAAAGGATGTTCTGAAAAAAGAAGGATTCGAGGAATTCTAG
- the carA gene encoding glutamine-hydrolyzing carbamoyl-phosphate synthase small subunit, with translation MPAKAYLILEDGSEFEGVMFGYEGETIGEVVFNTSMSGYQEVLTDPSYNGQIVTMTYPMIGNYGVNKEDVESDRVQAAGFVVKEYSKSYSNFRATGSLGQYLIDARVPAIEGIDTRKLTLHIRDKGALRGGIFLDRKNAVQRLLAHPLMEGLDLASGVSCKKPYDFGTIDPSKPLVGVYDFGVKTNILRLLAEAGFSVRVYPSTTPLEKVLADGVKGIFLSNGPGDPAAVACGKGLVQGIVEKRVPTFGICLGHQILGLGLGGRTYKLKFGHRGANQPVKNMESGNVEISSQNHGFAVDYESLKHDANIEITHVNLNDKTVEGLRHKSLPIFSVQYHPEASPGPQDSHYLFEQFHRLVCGD, from the coding sequence ATGCCAGCCAAAGCCTACCTTATCCTGGAAGACGGCTCCGAGTTCGAAGGCGTCATGTTCGGATACGAGGGTGAGACCATCGGCGAGGTCGTGTTCAACACTTCCATGAGCGGCTACCAGGAAGTGCTCACCGATCCCTCCTACAACGGCCAGATCGTCACCATGACCTATCCGATGATCGGCAATTACGGCGTAAACAAAGAGGACGTCGAATCCGACCGCGTCCAGGCGGCGGGCTTCGTGGTGAAGGAGTACAGCAAGAGCTACTCGAACTTCCGCGCCACCGGGTCCCTGGGGCAGTACCTCATCGACGCCAGGGTCCCGGCCATCGAGGGAATCGACACACGGAAGCTCACCCTCCACATCCGCGACAAGGGGGCGCTGCGCGGCGGCATCTTCCTCGACCGGAAGAACGCGGTGCAGCGGCTCCTGGCCCATCCCCTGATGGAAGGGCTCGACCTGGCGTCGGGCGTCTCCTGTAAAAAGCCCTATGACTTCGGAACGATCGACCCGTCAAAGCCCCTCGTGGGCGTGTACGATTTCGGCGTCAAGACGAACATTCTCCGCCTCCTCGCGGAAGCGGGCTTTTCCGTGAGGGTGTATCCATCCACGACGCCGCTGGAAAAGGTCCTGGCCGACGGCGTGAAGGGGATATTCCTCTCCAACGGCCCCGGAGACCCGGCCGCCGTCGCCTGCGGCAAAGGCCTGGTCCAGGGCATTGTGGAAAAGCGGGTCCCCACCTTCGGCATCTGCCTGGGTCACCAGATCCTGGGCCTGGGCCTGGGGGGACGCACCTACAAGCTGAAATTCGGCCACCGCGGCGCGAACCAGCCGGTGAAGAACATGGAATCCGGGAACGTGGAGATATCGTCGCAGAACCACGGCTTCGCCGTCGACTATGAATCCCTGAAGCACGACGCCAATATCGAGATCACCCACGTGAACCTGAACGATAAGACCGTGGAAGGGCTCCGTCATAAATCGCTGCCCATCTTTTCCGTGCAGTACCACCCGGAAGCGAGCCCCGGCCCGCAGGATTCGCACTATCTCTTCGAGCAGTTCCACCGCCTGGTCTGCGGCGATTGA
- a CDS encoding DUF3592 domain-containing protein: protein MKKRIIVFRPWNILVIIAFLGIAIGITKNRIAIPELPGSYFHAGGIIVALCGAAYFLKILIRYLRSYGWSTARAIITDSRVSEIDDSEGVQYRPNISYTYNVGAAEYSSSTIHPSGSWSSSFPSMAAKVAGRFPEGKTVQVYYNPSRPEESFLERKGLLPILAGLVTFVITAVLFSLALAGIIQV from the coding sequence ATGAAAAAAAGAATCATCGTGTTCAGGCCGTGGAACATACTGGTTATCATTGCCTTTCTCGGCATCGCCATCGGCATCACGAAAAACAGGATCGCCATCCCGGAGCTCCCCGGCAGCTATTTTCACGCCGGAGGTATCATCGTCGCCCTCTGCGGAGCGGCCTATTTTTTAAAAATCCTGATACGCTACCTCCGATCATACGGCTGGAGCACCGCCCGGGCCATTATCACCGATTCCCGGGTAAGCGAAATCGACGATTCAGAGGGAGTGCAATACCGGCCCAATATTTCCTACACGTATAATGTGGGCGCAGCGGAATATTCCTCCAGCACCATACATCCTTCCGGCAGCTGGAGCTCCTCCTTCCCGTCAATGGCCGCAAAAGTAGCCGGCAGGTTCCCCGAGGGAAAGACCGTCCAGGTCTATTACAATCCGTCGCGGCCGGAGGAGTCCTTCCTGGAGAGAAAGGGCCTCCTTCCGATCCTGGCGGGCCTGGTCACGTTCGTCATAACGGCTGTCCTTTTCTCCCTTGCACTGGCCGGAATAATACAGGTGTAG
- a CDS encoding class I SAM-dependent methyltransferase encodes MKQWYEALFENYGRKYDEECFVQGTVGECDFIEKEIGHDKKTGILDIGCGTGRHAIELSKRGYRITGVDLSESQLARAREKAAKENLAIDFRRHDARDLPFKEEFDLAIMLCEGGFPLMETDEMNYQILQSAARSLKPKGKLIFTTLNGLFPLFHSVKDFMEKVTKEGNATYENNTFDLMTFRDHNTTVFEDDSGNKKELQSNERYYVPSEITWLLKSLGFTTIDIFGAKLGAFSRNDRLTTEDFEMLVIAEK; translated from the coding sequence ATGAAGCAATGGTATGAAGCGCTATTTGAAAATTACGGAAGGAAATACGACGAAGAATGCTTTGTCCAGGGAACGGTGGGTGAATGCGACTTCATCGAGAAGGAGATCGGCCACGACAAGAAAACCGGCATCCTCGATATCGGCTGCGGCACCGGCAGGCACGCCATCGAGCTCTCAAAGCGTGGCTACAGGATCACCGGCGTGGACCTGTCCGAGTCCCAGCTGGCCAGGGCCCGGGAGAAGGCGGCGAAGGAAAACCTGGCCATAGACTTCCGGCGTCACGACGCCAGGGACCTTCCCTTTAAAGAGGAGTTCGACCTGGCCATCATGCTCTGCGAAGGGGGATTTCCCCTCATGGAAACCGACGAGATGAACTACCAAATATTGCAGAGCGCCGCCCGGAGCCTGAAACCGAAGGGGAAGCTCATCTTCACCACCCTGAACGGCCTGTTCCCCCTGTTCCATTCCGTAAAGGACTTCATGGAGAAAGTCACAAAAGAAGGCAACGCCACTTACGAGAACAACACCTTTGACCTGATGACCTTCCGCGACCACAACACGACGGTCTTCGAAGACGATTCCGGGAACAAAAAGGAGCTGCAGAGCAACGAGCGGTATTACGTGCCCTCGGAAATCACCTGGCTCCTCAAATCCCTCGGCTTCACAACGATCGATATCTTCGGCGCCAAGCTGGGCGCCTTCAGCAGGAATGACAGGCTCACCACGGAGGATTTCGAGATGCTGGTCATTGCCGAAAAGTAA
- a CDS encoding GNAT family N-acetyltransferase — translation MIKELTIDSELEQSVDVIRNSFQSVADRFNLTRENCPTHPSFVTHDRMLELKKKGSRFFGLFDGDTQVGFVAIEKSTEDLYFLEKLAVAPAYRHRLFGMQLVRFALDHIKKSGGTVVSIGIIDEHTELKQWYEKLGFREVNRKKFDHLPFTVCFMEMKL, via the coding sequence ATGATTAAAGAATTAACCATAGATAGCGAACTTGAGCAAAGCGTGGATGTCATACGAAATTCGTTTCAATCGGTGGCCGACCGGTTCAACCTGACCCGCGAAAACTGCCCCACCCATCCATCATTTGTTACCCATGACAGGATGCTCGAATTAAAAAAGAAGGGCTCCCGGTTTTTCGGTCTCTTTGACGGCGACACGCAGGTCGGCTTTGTCGCCATAGAAAAATCAACAGAGGACCTTTACTTCCTTGAAAAACTGGCGGTGGCGCCCGCCTATCGCCATCGATTGTTCGGAATGCAGCTTGTGCGGTTTGCCCTTGATCATATCAAAAAGAGCGGCGGTACGGTCGTTTCCATCGGCATTATTGACGAGCACACCGAGTTGAAGCAATGGTATGAAAAACTCGGATTCAGGGAGGTGAACAGGAAAAAATTCGATCACCTCCCCTTCACCGTATGCTTCATGGAGATGAAGCTGTAA